Sequence from the bacterium genome:
AAAACTCGTGAAGACTCCTGGCAATTAAATACAGGTTTGAATAGTCATCATCTTGTGCTATTGAATAATCAACCTCATTCTCATGATCCCAGAAATAAATTGCCCCATTATCCTTATCCCCACAAGAGATGCAAATTAAATTTCCTCCAGGATCATGCGCAATGGGCAAGATGTGTTGTGGCATTCGCTTTACTTTTATTTTTACATCATCTACATAATCTTTCAGATTATCAGCTTCACCATCATATATTGCGAGAAACCAATCAATACATGATTGATTGGGTTTACCGTTTTTGCTTACATCAAAGACATTAGGTTCACAGCGCCCACCGTTGTAAGTCAATAAATGATTTCGATATTGCTCTGGAAGTTGCAGACCAACATACTCTTCAAAATCATTCAATTCTGCATTGGTTAGTGCCTTTTCAGTTTCAGTAAATTCCATTCTGCCCTCATTTGAGTTTTTCATCGCCATACCAAATAGACGCACCGCCCGTATGTCCTGTTAAGCGATGAATTTTTGAATCGACTAATTGCATCCTCCCTGTATTTTGATGGTGATGCCATGTATAACCTTTTGGAGTCCTTGAATATCCTGCAGCTTCATTCGCTGCTTTAAAGTCAAAATAGTCATTGCCTGTGGGTTCGATCATGACATC
This genomic interval carries:
- a CDS encoding SMI1/KNR4 family protein; protein product: MAMKNSNEGRMEFTETEKALTNAELNDFEEYVGLQLPEQYRNHLLTYNGGRCEPNVFDVSKNGKPNQSCIDWFLAIYDGEADNLKDYVDDVKIKVKRMPQHILPIAHDPGGNLICISCGDKDNGAIYFWDHENEVDYSIAQDDDYSNLYLIARSLHEFFDSLK